Below is a genomic region from Argiope bruennichi chromosome 3, qqArgBrue1.1, whole genome shotgun sequence.
aaattaaaattccgggttttgacgaatcaccacgttttaggCCTccccgaattcgaaaaacacatttttggaaaatgtccgacTGTTCTGTCATAAAGATAACataaaaacactttgatctaaaCGGATTAAATTTGTTATACGAACCAAAtacctttataccaaatttgtagaattctttcaaatttggtgcaaaatccGCTCaaatgaagtctgtctgtccgaatacaatttaacacgatagcaataaaacgaaaagaattatatagataaaattcgatgcacagaattaacatctatagtctagaaaactttcaaattttgttccGAATCCAGTAAGGGATTGACGGTCTGTCGATCTGTGCTTTCAAAAACACTTAATCATGATATCTCAAAGATGCAATGACTTAactacatcaaatttgatatgagattctGTGACAACatttgtagttctatgtcaaatatttgtttcaatcgattgggaaaaaagcgtcaaaaacacaaatttgatttccgAATACTATTAagcgcatgccaggaattaatcgccaaatacctCCCAAGGAAAAATGCTGAATTCGCGCCAAAGgtgaatatttcgtaacaattataTGCCAATTAAATGCcattcaaggcgttctctgggataacacatttattagagagtatgcgagaaagttttggagagaacaCTCTCTCtgctttgatttatattttccctgcgatattaattattcttttctttccatttttttccccattaagaGAAGCTGATGAAATTTTCTCCACCACTCTTTATCTGACAACATATCAGTATAAAAACTTAAAGGCCTATTTTGAATAGTCAATTCAACAATTTAAATCGATGATGTCAATTCCGACTGGACTAAGTGGATACTTTCCCTAAGAGGGCTTTTATTTAGGGAACAGGTGATTCCTTATTACAAAAATTCGTAAagcatttaaaacattatgacttaataaaaaaacttgagCGATATAATACAAATAGATTATCCACAAgctaataaaatatcattccggttcgttattgcaaaaaaaaaaaaaaaaaaaaactatatttgcaAATCAAATGGAAGTTCTTAAAGATAGTAAAATGGCTCCCAAAAACGTCACTTTTGCTCTAAATATTGAtgtcgaaaacacatttttacataACACACATACATACGCACAATTAATTGGAATAAGAAAAGTGGGAGGGAAcagaaagaaagaaggaaaagaattcatgctttcagaattttaaatttattctttttctgcgATAATTCAATCATTCAAGCATAAATCTGTTATTCTGAAATGTCAATTTCATTTAGTAATGTCacaataaaagacaaaaaacGTTCTATTATAAATCTGATAAGAACCAATTGCGATCAAGAAGATAATAATAATGTCTTTATTTGCTATTGCGCATTAGTCACTTTTGGTTCCGCGTGATGATTCAGCAGGATTAGTGCATGCCTGAAATTTCAATAAGACTTTCATGCGTAGCTTAGTTTTAATGCTTCCAAAAGCTAAGTGTTTTCGGATTTTGATAGGCATGTAGCCAGGGTTGATTAGCAAATACCTAAGGTTCCGAtgctttgaaatgtattttttgtggTATTGCTTGTTACATTAATTTGATTACCAAGAGCTATGTactcaaatttatcaaattaatatcaaGAGTAAGTTAACTTTCAGAACATTAATcttgagactttttttttcaccCAATATTTTTATCAGATCCGGTCGTTTTCATATTTGCCGGAATTGTTCGCACGTCAATAAAtctggtataaaaataattaaagtcagtacaaaagtattttttaaaaattatttcatattttgtacaaaattattttcaagaattattattttatatatgtgatATTGAATTCTTTTCAAAGTGAGTTCCTGTTGAATGTTTATTATTTCcgatttgtaataatatttatctaaaaactgcttatataaatattaaataaaaaataacaataatacacaTTTGATTTTGGTAGTTAACAAGAAAGAGGTTTCGAACTTGTATGCCTCAGAGTCCTTAGAACCATACTCTGTctgaattttaactattttttaaacttgtttattGTACCTGTCACCTGTCAAATCTCTCTATCTATGTTCTTAaccataatttaaactttaatctgAAACGTGCGATAACTCAACTTCAATTAacacaataatttgttttttgaattgaaacctcttcataaaatatatattcattacaaaaaatatgttcataaaatacatataaagtgaaatcattcaacatttttttaaggcAACATTCgaagatgtcattttttttcagaaaaaataaaaacacaaaggaaaacaaaaattcagttttaaagaacAGTACCACATTTTTATACAACTTGTAATATAGCAATATTGTGCAGGAATCTatcaactattaaaaatatttaaaatttcgaaataaaatcttattattattacaaagttATATAATTAGATATCCAAATCTTCATATCTTGGCTATCATTAATgggaaaattaatgaataaaatacttataatagtggaaattttttgaatttcatgacAAAAGCAAGAAgcattattgtaatataaatttaaatatttttttttatttattaagattagaggaaaaaaattatactgcaaCAAAATTTGTTTTCCCTCTGTTTTATAtagtgtaaaatgtatttttgttattatatatcaAACAGAAGTGTCATAATtcctcttaattttaattaattaaaattaaaaaaaatattttaaagtgcaaATGTATAATTGAGTCAGATTTTGCAAATTTAGCTCCAGAGTTTCCGCTTTACAGATCATtaacacaaattcacctttattattttAGTAGAGATAGAGATTGGTCATAATGCTATTCTCTGGAAGCGAAAATAATTTCCAGAATTGTACATCACACACTTACTATTTATGGTAAttttagtagaaaataatataCCATTatgttttcatagaatttttacatCTTTTCCCTTCATTACATGGATGGAAAAAATATCCagaaacaaaatcaataataCAATGAACAGGATTTTTTAATgcgaataatacatttttaatggtttacaaatattattagaaaataatattaaaccacTTTTGTCATCTTTGTTGCATTACCAGGatttaagtgaattaaaataaCTACATTAAATCTGTTTTAAGTTGGATCTCATTTTAACTTCAAAGTTTTCAAACTAACCCACATAtagagtatattttatataaaattactttgagAAGAAAATTCaggctaaattatttatttatatgcagttTTATATATGAGAATTTGAAAGCTACATTCAATTTGACTACTaaagtttcatttcatattttctctGTTCTTCAACCAACCTCTTTTCTTGTTATAATTTAccaaaaaatatagaatagataaataactcttaatttttttcactcgAACATTTTAAAAGgctaattaattaaagataattcatttttatataattttttggctgtcttcaaaatgaaaacttttaaaaggtCTTTCCCCTTATTCAAACCTATcaattgaaaaacaattaatcagaatattttgaaaagatagaGTTCTTAAATCCAAAAATGATTACTCTTAAAATGTTGTTATCTAATCATGTCATTACCTATAATGAAGTAGAAGAAGCACAACTAAACAAcatgattcatttttatataagcatcaagataaattataatacttgtcaattaaaaaaatatatcattaggAAATTGATGATTcagtgcatatttaaaatattagcagtTTGATCATTCATATTtacattcaaacatttttttttttttttttacttttatttatttctattttttagaattatacaaACAATCATTTGCTGATTAAcgaaaatatataaaggaaaataaagacaagctttgtaagtaaatatttattggacgtttcacttttttaaaaaatctagcaATATTTTACATTCACAGTAATTTCAGAAGCAACTAACATATTAGTCACAATAATGTAGCTAATTAGTTGCAACATTAACAATATAGTGATGTTACATCACATTTCTTTCTAAATGTTACTACCAAGTGCCATACttatatatttacaatgaaaCAGTCGTAATTTACAAACAAAAGCTCAATACTGAATTTTAACACTTCAAAATACAATTTGCAAGAAACTTTGTTTCATAATAGTgtaactgcatttaaaatatttaataactacttTACATTTGAAGCAAATAATATAGCACTGATTAAtgtcatacaaaattttattatccataacaaattattatttattaaaaatacaacaaaaatattaaaactaaaatatacatatataaaaaaacaatgtgagcctagaaaaaatttatattttcctccTAAAATCTCAGGCAAAggtaaaactgtaaaaatactttgatttattttaaaacacagaTAAGAACACAAAGGcataaaaatcactttaaaatttcaactctGATCTCATCAACTgctacatataaatataatacaatttagtTTGTCACTTATTAAATTCAAGTATGTAGAAATTTTaacattgatataaaatatttcaaaatcacaattcttttaaatgtaacataatacattttttaaattgttttgcagGATAAGGTATGCTATctgcatgaaaatttttattgcaactttatttttccttcaaaaatgaaGCATGATACCATTGAAAATATCTACATAATGCACAAAACTTATATGTAGTAACAATATAAATCTTCTAtcagatagaaaataaatatttaaataatatgctaatttattaattggacatctaaataattattaatctactaataacactaaaaatttatttaaaaagcatgaattttccagttttaaacgtttcttataattatatagcAATCATATTAAGAACATTAAGCAAAGCTCTTTtagtactattttttaaaaaaaatgaaaagataataataacTTAACATTTAATAGTAATCTAcctactaattaataaatttacatatttctaatcAGCTCTTGTAATTTATCAACAAACACTACAAGCTTTTACCACTAATTATAaacatacaaaaacattttagtgGTTTTAATTAACTCACTGTCTAAAACATGTGACTTGTAATGAATTACTCACAATTCTAGAATCCAAAAATGTAGATGACTTTTTATAAGTATTTGAAacatagaaatattcaaattttaaacaaacaattcaATGAACAATctcaaaatgaaataacttttaaaacataaacatGAAAGAAGGATTGATACACACTTGTATCAAAGAAAACATGTGGCTTATGTGAAAggtttaaatattaacaaaataaattcacctaaaaatacaataaataaatacagaaacatctttacaaaattttcatgaaaatgtcaactttttttttataatctcgcACTTACAAAAACTACTTCattttatcagaatatttcaaattctgaTGTCATGGCATAAAGAAGTTTGACAGAAATACTTACATAATATTTCATACACCTTCACTGACAGATATGGAATGAAAACTAAGCAGTAAATGATGCTTCACTCCCAATTCTAATAAGGCAGAATGGAATAAGGAAATCATCATTaagattaataagaaaaatatgtaattttttaaaaggtaataatatatttcaatagagCAAACTGCATAACAAAATTATGACGAGTACAAAGAGTAGTAATAATACAGCAAAATGTCATCAATATTAAACCcgacaacatattttaaaaagctgttttaaGCCTTagtttgaaattgaatatatatgtatgtataatattactttaaaaatacattaattaattggtattattaataaaataatttttatatgaaattaatctCTAGTTAATAAATGTACTGAACTTTTATGTGCCTTTTTAAGCCTCTTGTATTTCTAATATTACTTtcaaacacaattatttttaaacatccaaCTTTTTGCCTAGccaagtaaaaaatgttttgtaccTATGATTCTGAACCTGTATTTTAGtaatgcagttttaaatttttagaaaattagcaTTGTGACATGCAAATGAGCATTTCCAAGGTAGAAAATTCCTTATAATACGTTgcaaaaaattcatcaaaacgtGAATGTATTTAAACATGTTTGACTTTCTAAAAACATCAAAACATTTCACggaaaaacatgaatattttagtACTCCTTTTCTACCATCATCAATTCagactcattttttaaaaactaacaagattaatacataaaaaagaaaacttcaatATCAACGATGAGCAATCCGATATACTCcgtttctttatataattttttttaatttattaaaacagtgTTTTTACTTTACTTCAAAAGAAGAGTAATTGAGATAGTTATATCAGTTGTCTTTACCCAGCCACACCCAAACAAAGCAatagcatataaattttaaaatgcagcgaagcatgaatatatatttgtctgAGAAAAACAACTCAATCCAAACTTCATCAAATACCAGTTACATAAGCTATATTTCAGCATTTGAATACATTcgataaaatttgcaaaacaaaataatatttttcaaactgattCTCTTTTCCAATAAAGTTCATACTGATAATCATTCAGTAAATGAAAAGTCATTTTGCATGCatagaaattacatatttttgaattattaagaattttttaacaattttcaaagtACAACACAcacattaaattaatagaaatatttcaagatgcctaaataaaaattttaatccaaataacAATTACTGTAATATGATCAATTAGAAAATAAGAGAcaacagataaaatataaatggacGGTGAAAATTAAGAATATAGTTATCTGCAGAAAACATTTTGTTCTGCATTAAAATCCATGTACTAGGAAAAGGCATACATTTATTACTGGTATAATCAATTAATGTGAATacacaaattatcttttttttcttcatttttggatattaaatgcCTTATAATATTACAAGtgccattataaaatatttattacccaGGCCTTATCTTTCTTCCAATAACACAGGATTTGTtaacaaatttctattaaaaaattacattcaacagCAATTAAAGCATAGATGCAACAAAGCACCTACACATTGACAGTTATACAGCATGTAGGTAACCATCaagtttatttaagtttaatGATGGGCCAGTGAATGGAGAAAACCACACCAAAGAAAAACGCCCAAAAACTGAACGAAGACTTCGCCATGGTGATCTCTTTTGCCACCGtacagattctttttttaattgttctatgCCCtgcaattaagaaaacaaaaattaatacatttgtttgttttacaatatatcttttttttaaaattattattattaaagggaAGTTATAAGTTATACCGTTTCATCATTCCAGATAGCTTGAACCTGAGTTCCAAACATGACACAAGTAAAAATAGCAAACAACAAGGCTTCAAAAATCAGCAAAATCAAGAGTATTACAGTAGCAGGAGGAGATTTGCTTGAGCATTCTAtgatcagtaaaaaaaattttgtcagtTTTACGAACACATAAAACATGGATTTTacattaactcaaaaaataattttaaacaagattttaataattgataaaataatcaagatcaattttagaaaatcttaATACACATTAATCCTAATCCTTCATCATGTTTAAATTTCGTTATTAAAACTATTGTCACTATTATTCAATTTGTCactgagtaaaaaataaataaataaataagcaaatcaaaatttggaattaaaaagatttttttattacctttaaacattttaaaatataattttctataatgaagaaattaaaatgaattgccAAAGGGAAAACTGTGTTTGCTTCTACTGGAATCTATCCAGAATTTTTAGTTAAGAgattaagttaaaaagaaaactcTGGTAAAGGAAAacaagacattttcaaaaaatttatcaaatttacgaCAACAGaatgaagaagaattttaatttaatcaatgcatgtttttattcaagcaacttatttgaataattaaaatgattaactttatatattaccattcattaaagttttctgaaaaaggttaataatattttaaatgttgttatatttttcttttttttaatatttccttgtgttttgttttatattttaaaaaatcaaatgcatgtgtaagaataaacataaaataacaagAATCTTTACTTACTGTTCCAATCACTGTTAACACACATTATGAAGTGACTGATAGCAAGGAAAAAGGCATGAGAAGATATCACAgctatataaaactataaaaaaaaaagtgatttataatGTATtggacaaaataatttcaaattctaactTTCAAGTAATTGATCAGAAAGCTTAAATTTTTCCCTCtagggaaatttattataaatattaacaaaaatttactgATTAAAAGAACAGATTCTAaatgctattaataatttttttaactgaataaataaattattaattataaaacagaataaatttttgtcaattatttacTTCCCAAATAAGATATTCTAAATTAAGCAAAAACTGATATCTATTTTTGTATATACTTCCAATACTTTTGTATTTACTTCCCAAATAAGATATTCTAAATTAAGCAAAAActgatatctatttttatataatttacaatagtgaaatattactgaattaaaattaaactaataatttcaacattttttctattaaaacattttttttcagagaattaaTAAAGCGATATGTGcactaaaaaaatcatatgatacAGTCTTTTAAACTGCctcttctaaattttataagtgctataaactaattaaatttttcgatAGTTTATATAATTACACTTTTCCTTGAACATTTATAATGATCCACTCAGAATCAAAACTATCATTTCATAATAAACATAATTCATGAACATATAaactaaatttgattaatataattaacacaATCAATAAAGAAGTATTcttagattatattaaaaaaaacttactgtGAACAAAACGAAatacttctgatttttttctccTACACAATTATTAACCCAAGGACAATGATGGTCCATTTTCTTTATACACCTCTGGCACACACTGCAATGGTGGGCTCTGTCAGGTTTAATACAACAGCACTTAGGACACTTATATACAACTTGACCATCACATAAGCCCATCTGTTGAATTGTTTCTTTGGTTGCATTACCTCTAGGTACAGCACcctagaaagatattttttttaaaaaaaatccatcgtaacttatttagaaattttcatttaacttcacTTGACTTGTTTCATGATAGTACAGAaagttttttaatgcttttattaatcACTTTCTGATGTGttagatatttaatattctgattaCACATGTATTTTTCTATACTGTTATTCATCttatattctgataaaaaataataacacaaatatatCTTAGTTAACAAAGATATGGTTAAGATATCTTCATTCatagaattaatttaagattttttattttaattccaaacacaatataattatttttacaaataaaatgaaaattcagagtattattcctatatattagaatttcttttatatatatatacttttgtgaCATTTAATAGCACTGACAACATTTTCACTGCCTAATTTTGAGTCCAAAATACTTTTACTACACTCATAGCattgaataatgattaaaaaagcaaattatttctttcattcgaataagaatgaattaaattaaaaaggatcagacaatttttaatggtatttttacaagtacacagttttttaaaatagttttttcactCAGAGATAATGAAGAACCTAGAATTCGAGATGAACTTGTGGCATTCTTTCAATagtatgcatataaattttaagtttgtgACCATCAGATTAAGAAGTTCAGACAAAGActgtaaataatattcaataacttctaatattttataacaaacttttataaatattttccaaaataattaatgtatattaagacaacaacatctataaaattttaaatctgcgtataaaaggaaatacttttataaatattttacaaatgagaaaaattatatagaactTACAGGGTCAGAGAACATAGTCCTGAGATGTGATATTATTGCTAAGAATGCTAGTGTCtggaaaatgacaaaatttacaGCGCTGTAATAAAGATAGGGCGATGGCAGAAGGATGACAAACACAACCACATATTCTGCATAAAGAACAAGCAGCCATGTTAAAACTGCACAGATGATTCCACATATATCTTGAACAAACCATAATCGGTTCCAGCAACAACGATTATTTGTATCGGCTCCCAGCTCTGGTGGATTCAAAACAGATGCCTGTCTTTGAACTGTCCTACTGTTTCGTCTACTGCTAAGAAAATAGGAAATACAGAAATtactatgcaaataaataaataagaaaatatagataaatagtTCGTGACTTTTTAACAGTCATTcactttaaaatgtataaatagaaTGAATGCTCAGCAatgagaaatgataaaaaatcaacttttaaacaaATCAGTATTAAAGATTTTTCAGTATAGATTACGCATAATAGTAGCCAAATGTCAGAATCAAGAAGATATAGCCCCCTTTCATAAAAATGAGATGGccattaaaatctatttttttattctataaattttttttatgtcacatTTAAATACTTCaacaaatatgtaatttaaagaagcaagatatttaaaaattcatattatattaatccattcagattttaaaaagcaatactgTCACCAACTACCATTTACAAATTGGTATTAGATTTtacatgattaatatttaaacatggaTGAAAGTGTGTAAACCTGAAAACTGGACCACATTGCATTCCTAAGCcaaaatcttatttcataaaaaatacagaaagtataaaatacataaagcataacaattttatcaacatttttaaaagatatacagGATACTAGGAAATTCAGAATTTTCCTCATCCTTAAGATTTTGTATAcctatttaaatcatatttcagaaatatgatGGCAGAGTAATTCCATGTTTCTGCTCACTTTAGTATCTTAACTTCAGCagcaaaaaatatcagaaataaatatattgaacaaaatatattatatatatctcaataaggataaattaaaaaaaatatttaataatatttaggtATTCAATTCTAAAAAAGCAACATTTATAGAATAGTAAATATGAGactgaaattctaaatttcaaaaatctatcaaatatatattatagtaaataataccagctgaaaaatgcaaatatgtaaattaattttacacgaacatagaaaaataaaggtaataaaaaaatttaaaaataataatacaaattatttttaatgttaatattttaataacataacaaATAGCGAAGTGTAATTTGActattttcatcatttcaaaagGATCATAGTGACAAATTTTCCACTTCAGAATTAGAGAATCAAGAACTTATTCAACCAAAGATTTGTAACATATGTCAGTTTTGTATGCCCTGAATTTGCTCTTATATATTAAACAGTTTCAGGTGcacaaaaaatttctcaaagtCCAATTCAGACTTTGCACATGTTAATGAGGTTTTCTGAAATAACCACAAATAAGATATTAATCTActtaaactaaaatcaaaatacttaaaaattaaataattacacacAAATCAGGTGACAACAACAGCATATCTCAATGCACATTAGAACAGGTAAATattgtaaaacagaaaaattctatGATTAACATGTATAATTTTTCATGCTTAATACAAATTCCGAGATTTCACATTAAAGggggaaaaacaaaaattttgaaatattattcctagcagaatatttacaaattgatACAATGTAATTGTGAATATGCTTACATACAATTGTCATTAAAGTGAAACAAATATATCATGGAAAACAAAgactttttattaacataaaatatcgaAGAAAAGGGCATCTCAATAAGTTATACTAAAAAGgagttaaaaataacatattttacaaaacaattcGACAAacgcaaaaatttaatatatttgatggaCAAGCAAAATCTTCTTCCCtgtctttttattttgttgttgtttttcaatttttataaaacatgttagattactgaaatgaattatttattatttacataaataaatttttattcatgtgcCTATTCACagtatctaaaaattattacatatataatatataaaaactttcaatctgaaaaacgtttattatgttgtaactgcattttttttttaaatttaaaactctgcattataatttcaaacaaattttgtcaatatttataccctttctataagaaaataaaacttaaattatcaaatgcatacaaatttgaaagattttataaactaactttttttttttcttcttacttcaACAGTCTCTTCGCAAGTGtgtttctaatcaaaattttaaatatatatgttccaGCTATTAATTATGGTAATTATaaattaggcttttattttataaaaatagtaattcaaaGTAAGCAATTCTCACAATAAAgtcaaatattattatcttacGTTTCGCACATTAAAAGGAAGTTCTGAGCACAAAATATAAGAAGATCAAGAATATCGAGCATA
It encodes:
- the LOC129963799 gene encoding palmitoyltransferase ZDHHC3-A-like isoform X3; amino-acid sequence: MARRLDCSRRNSRTVQRQASVLNPPELGADTNNRCCWNRLWFVQDICGIICAVLTWLLVLYAEYVVVFVILLPSPYLYYSAVNFVIFQTLAFLAIISHLRTMFSDPGAVPRGNATKETIQQMGLCDGQVVYKCPKCCCIKPDRAHHCSVCQRCIKKMDHHCPWVNNCVGEKNQKYFVLFTFYIAVISSHAFFLAISHFIMCVNSDWNKCSSKSPPATVILLILLIFEALLFAIFTCVMFGTQVQAIWNDETGIEQLKKESVRWQKRSPWRSLRSVFGRFSLVWFSPFTGPSLNLNKLDGYLHAV
- the LOC129963799 gene encoding palmitoyltransferase ZDHHC3-like isoform X2, with the translated sequence MLDILDLLIFCAQNFLLMCETRRNSRTVQRQASVLNPPELGADTNNRCCWNRLWFVQDICGIICAVLTWLLVLYAEYVVVFVILLPSPYLYYSAVNFVIFQTLAFLAIISHLRTMFSDPGAVPRGNATKETIQQMGLCDGQVVYKCPKCCCIKPDRAHHCSVCQRCIKKMDHHCPWVNNCVGEKNQKYFVLFTFYIAVISSHAFFLAISHFIMCVNSDWNKCSSKSPPATVILLILLIFEALLFAIFTCVMFGTQVQAIWNDETGIEQLKKESVRWQKRSPWRSLRSVFGRFSLVWFSPFTGPSLNLNKLDGYLHAV
- the LOC129963799 gene encoding palmitoyltransferase ZDHHC3-like isoform X1 — encoded protein: MLDILDLLIFCAQNFLLMCETSRRNSRTVQRQASVLNPPELGADTNNRCCWNRLWFVQDICGIICAVLTWLLVLYAEYVVVFVILLPSPYLYYSAVNFVIFQTLAFLAIISHLRTMFSDPGAVPRGNATKETIQQMGLCDGQVVYKCPKCCCIKPDRAHHCSVCQRCIKKMDHHCPWVNNCVGEKNQKYFVLFTFYIAVISSHAFFLAISHFIMCVNSDWNKCSSKSPPATVILLILLIFEALLFAIFTCVMFGTQVQAIWNDETGIEQLKKESVRWQKRSPWRSLRSVFGRFSLVWFSPFTGPSLNLNKLDGYLHAV
- the LOC129963799 gene encoding palmitoyltransferase ZDHHC3-A-like isoform X4; amino-acid sequence: MARRLDCRRNSRTVQRQASVLNPPELGADTNNRCCWNRLWFVQDICGIICAVLTWLLVLYAEYVVVFVILLPSPYLYYSAVNFVIFQTLAFLAIISHLRTMFSDPGAVPRGNATKETIQQMGLCDGQVVYKCPKCCCIKPDRAHHCSVCQRCIKKMDHHCPWVNNCVGEKNQKYFVLFTFYIAVISSHAFFLAISHFIMCVNSDWNKCSSKSPPATVILLILLIFEALLFAIFTCVMFGTQVQAIWNDETGIEQLKKESVRWQKRSPWRSLRSVFGRFSLVWFSPFTGPSLNLNKLDGYLHAV